One Rosa chinensis cultivar Old Blush chromosome 3, RchiOBHm-V2, whole genome shotgun sequence DNA window includes the following coding sequences:
- the LOC112193119 gene encoding 7-deoxyloganetic acid glucosyltransferase, which produces MEKSQSHVVIFPFPLQGHIKPLLCLAELLCHAGLHVTFVNTRHNHNRLANLRALSAHFPTLHFESILDGLPDDHPRTLGSELLIALKTSIKPHFKELLQSSLKANGVALPPPTCIITDGLVTFAFDVAEELGLPILSFDVGCAPYMWTCLCLPNLIEQGQLPFPDDDMNAEITGVPGMEGLLRRVDLPGFCRVKQSSHPALQFAIHETQTQKRASALILDTIYELDAQCLSHMATMFPKIYTLGPLHSLLHSQIGDISRLLASHGGLGKGDPNCMTWLDSQPTKSVLYVSFGTLVTLTRTQIIEFWYGLVNSGHPFLWVVQSDITSGLGENPIPIELEIGTKERGCIVNWVSQEEVLVHKSLGGFLTHNGWNSTVESIVAGVPMICWPYLGDQHITSRSVCEKWKIGLRLKENCDRKDIETMIRMLMEFKRGEIQSSMDTISKVACDSVAKGGSSNHNLEMLIQDIRNMPTRPQ; this is translated from the exons ATGGAGAAATCTCAATCTCACGTGGTGATCTTTCCATTTCCACTGCAAGGCCACATCAAACCCTTGCTATGCTTAGCAGAGCTTCTGTGCCATGCAGGCCTTCACGTCACCTTCGTCAACACGCGCCACAACCACAACCGCTTAGCGAACCTCCGTGCCCTCTCCGCCCACTTCCCCACCCTCCACTTTGAGTCCATCTTGGACGGTCTCCCCGATGACCACCCACGCACTTTGGGCAGCGAGTTGTTGATCGCATTGAAGACATCAATTAAGCCTCATTTTAAGGAGCTGCTCCAGTCATCCCTTAAGGCCAACGGTGTCGCGCTGCCGCCGCCAACATGTATTATAACAGATGGACTTGTGACTTTTGCCTTTGATGTTGCAGAAGAGTTGGGGTTGCCCATACTTAGTTTTGATGTTGGTTGTGCTCCTTACATGTGGACTTGTCTTTGTCTCCCCAACCTCATCGAACAAGGCCAGCTTCCTTTCCCAG ATGACGACATGAATGCGGAAATCACTGGTGTCCCCGGAATGGAAGGTCTTCTGCGACGTGTAGATTTACCTGGTTTTTGTAGGGTAAAACAGTCGAGCCACCCTGCTCTCCAATTCGCCATCCACGAAACTCAGACACAAAAACGAGCTTCAGCTCTAATCCTCGACACCATTTACGAACTTGATGCTCAGTGTCTATCTCATATGGCAACCATGTTCCCCAAAATTTACACTCTCGGCCCTCTCCACTCTCTCTTACATTCTCAAATCGGCGACATCTCGCGATTATTAGCATCACACGGCGGTCTTGGGAAGGGGGATCCAAATTGCATGACATGGCTCGACTCTCAGCCAACCAAATCGGTTCTTTATGTCAGCTTCGGAACCCTAGTGACCTTGACACGTACCCAAATCATAGAGTTTTGGTATGGTCTGGTCAACAGTGGGCACCCGTTCTTGTGGGTTGTACAGTCCGACATCACTTCAGGTTTAGGTGAAAACCCGATTCCCATCGAGCTTGAAATTGGGACAAAAGAAAGAGGGTGCATAGTGAATTGGGTCTCGCAAGAGGAAGTCTTGGTTCACAAGTCATTGGGTGGGTTCTTGACCCACAACGGATGGAATTCTACAGTAGAGAGCATTGTAGCAGGAGTTCCTATGATTTGTTGGCCTTATTTAGGGGATCAGCACATCACTAGCAGAAGTGTTTGTGAGAAGTGGAAGATTGGCCTTCGATTGAAAGAAAACTGCGACAGAAAGGACATTGAAACCATGATAAGAATGCTGATGGAATTTAAGAGGGGAGAGATTCAGAGCTCAATGGACACAATTTCAAAAGTTGCTTGTGATAGTGTTGCGAAAGGTGGatcttcaaaccacaacttggAGATGTTAATCCAAGACATTAGGAATATGCCTACAAGACCACAGTGA